In Drosophila subpulchrella strain 33 F10 #4 breed RU33 chromosome X, RU_Dsub_v1.1 Primary Assembly, whole genome shotgun sequence, the DNA window TCTAAATAATTTCAGTACGTACACAAATAGATACGATCAAGCTTTAGTCGACtgttatttaaatgaaaatccaGTAACATAAAAAGAGATGGAGGGAGGAAAAACGTGGGTGGCTTTTCCATCTTGGGCAGCAGCTGTTGACCAAATGTGGACTTAGGACgtgcttttaatttttaaaaactgctCTTAAAACGCGATAAAACACGTTGAAATGGCAAATAGAGGACGGAAGAGGGTGGACCATAAAAAAATCAAGCGAAGGAGAGTAAAAGATGAAAATTAGTAGAAGAGACGGCGAAGGCGAGTTACATATGTACTTAGCCAGTTACATGTGTGTGACCGTGtgtgatatatatattttattcataTGAACACACCAACACCTACACCCACTAGAAAATCCCAAGttgggaaataaaaaatatggtAAAAAAGGGGGGTTTTCAGAGTGGACAGTGCATCTGAAAAAAATGTGTAAAGCGTGCATTTACATAATGAAAGATGTAGCAGTGCAAGTGTGTGTGATTTTTTTCAGAGTATATGTGAGGCAAAAGGATTAGCGATGGACGTCATGTGCGTGGcacaaccaaaaaaaaaaaaaaataggggtaaggaaaaaaattaaattataaaatattgaagcGAGTAAGAAATGCGCAGAAGGGACAGAAAGGCGACTGCACTGCTTGCTAACACACCCACAAaagcactggaaaaaatactTAAGTGACATTAGAAATATATCTTTATAGTTTTTAAATCGCTAAGGTCCTCAAAAAAATTCCAATAGGCACacagaaaaaatgttaaatcgTTTAGCTTCTgtaattatataatattattaagatATAATAATTCTAGAATACCTTTAGTCACTTTTACAGCGATATTTTGGttccaaaataatatttaaatatacaaaaaatcaaaaagtaaattatagACAAAGAAAATGACCACGTTTTTCCTTCGTGCAACCAAAATTAATGTCCTTTTAGATACAAATGCAATTTATAAGAGCCGAGCTCGTGTGTGTGGGGTGTTCCAAAAAATGCTTTCACATGGCTTCCATCACCCACTCAGCCCCTCACTCTCTTTTTatattcttatatttttttttccaacaTAATTTTGAATAGCATTAAAATTATTAGCTACAAATGAATAAAAAACGAGCCGGGGAGCGGCGAAAATGAGGCTGCGGGGCTGGTGGAAAAAAATTAGTGAGAAGGACTAGAAGTAGAGGGAAGAAATGGGCGTACCATCATCTTTCAAAGGGGCAACTGAAAACCCCCTAATTTTTTCCCGTTTTCCCGCCCAGCAACAAATGCGCATAATGAGCTCTGGTCAGCCAGCCTAGACGGCCGTGGGAGGTTGCCATCGCAGAGATTTACGCGCGACAAGTTTTTCTTGCCCTTTTCCACAACGTAATTCTTTTCCATGCCCTATCTATGGGGTCTAGGGATTCCTTGTGCAACTTGGCAACCCTGGGAGAACAGCTTTGGTACCTCAATCAAACCGATCTTCAGGCTTTGTTTGAAAAAGGGAAATATATTTGGTTAAGATACCCTTTATATTATTTccttaattttttaatgaagtatctctgatatattttttaattttcatatatttgaatatatttttattgttttgttgtcAAAAATATGTTATATTAGATATTTTAGAGTATTGAAAACTTGGCCTAAAACCATCTCCTATTTTAGTCACCATTTTTTGTAGCCTCGCAACATCCAGCTAAACACTTTTCAGTTGATATCGCAAATCCTTTTCGCTGGCGCTTACATAATGATATGTGGCCGCAGATGCCAAGTgagggaaaaattaaaaaatatatgaaataaaataaaaaatgagtgGAAGGAAGTACCGTCTGCTTGCCTTTTTGCATTTGCATGCAATTTGCGCAAAATGTGGAGAAGGGCTTCCCTCGATCTGATGAAATGAAAACGCAGAATGCATCATTCTATGTTTAAGGTACAGTACTCATTAATTTTCAAAGACCAACTTAATCACATAATTTTGCATTAGGAAatgtcaaattaataaaatagattCTAATATTTAACATATATCAGCACTGAGCTATATTTCTTATGTAAGGCCTTCAGAAAGTTATAAGACccaataaataaaaccatatTTTCGTATTATTAATCGTACATTTAAAAATCAGTTTTATTCCGTTATATCATGCTTGCTGTATGGTTTAATATATCAGTTAAACGTAACTCTTAACTAGGCAAAAAAATAATCGATTATATGGTAGATAGGGTGACCGTGTGATTAATATGTAGCTCCACTATTCAGAGTTTATAGGTGCATTCGATCCTCGGCCAGTTGTTTGGGCCTTCGCTTCCGGCGCTTGCGTGCCTTTCGCCGCAGGCGATCGAACTTCCGGATCCGGTCGCAAATGAAATGCTTGAGGTCATCACCCTCGGCGGCCGATTGACGGCTGCACGACATGGTGAATAAAATTAGCGAGTTAAGGTAGAAAAAGAATCTTATATCGTAGTCATCCATCGATGGTTTGCCCTTGGTTCGTTGATTTTTATCTTTATGCCGTTGCTCCCGTTCCCGTTCCTTTTGATAGTTACTAAAATTGTGCTTGCGCAACTTGGAGGCGGGACATGTGCTGGGCGATGGATGGGGTTCAAAGGTCGAGCGCTGGCGCTTTGACCTGCTCAAGTTATGCCGTAAATAGTCGTAAATGCTCATGTTCCTTATAACGATcgttgtggtggtggtgttgctAATGGTAGTTATCATCGGTCCCGATTTATGCGGCGCCACATGCTGTAGATTAAGCCAACTGCCGCCTGCCGCCTGCACGCGAGTTGGCAACGATGTGGCCAATatctttatattattattattattattggccATCATCGTTGtcgttttaaatgtatttagcATTGGCTCATTGGTGTTATTGTTGCCGTTGTTTCGGCTTCGGAcgttctgttgttgttgtttttgataATCTTGTTTGGTGTTGTTGATCGGATATTTATGTGGGGTTATTATTGTTGTGATTGTTTTGGTTGAATTGTGATCTACAGCAGTGACTGCACCCCGTCAATGATCGGCCACCAGCGGTCCCCAGAACATTTTCGATATCTTCGAGTCGTCCTCGGTTAAAAAGAACTGACGGCCCAAATGCACGAACTCCTTGAGCGACAATTGGCCATCGCCGTTCTTGTCTATCACAGCGAATGAAACGGCAGCGTCGTCTTCGGTCAGTCCCAGACAGCGGAAGAAGAGCTTGTATTGTTCGAGATCCAAATGGCCAGTGTGATCAAAGTCCACAGCCTGAAAGGTAGtagaaaaaaacataaaattagCTATGAATCAAATAAAACACAGTATatgcatttaatttgcatatatcctgaagaattcgcgtttagATGCAATAACAATAATGCCATAAAACTCGTTGCTTGAATTCTTCAGTTTACGTGTTAGCAgcaataatttgtttaaatatttaatttatctcttaaaatatataagtagACCCACCTTAAACAAGTAGGgcaggaaacgaccaatgcgTTTGGCCATCTTCTTGTCGTTGAGACGATGGTGCAGATCGGTGAGAAACTGCTCGGCAGTCACCAGATTGTAAGGGGTTATCTCCCCGAACTGCTCTTCCCACGTATGCTTAATCACATCGTTGAACTCGGCGGCGACCTCCGGGGTCAAATGGCCCAGATCGTTGAAGCGTTTGGCCAGCAAACGGAAGTCGTCGTAAGACACAACACCGTCGTGGTTCACGTCCAAAATGCGATGGAGGGTACGCATTTTGCGGCGCCAGAAGGCTGAGTCGccctaaaaatttaaaaaatatataaatataataataaattataatatttatgttattttTCAAACATAAAAGCACAGGACTCCAAGGAAGCTCTAGAAACTTAAACTTGAAACTGCTTTCTTGTTCCGCTGCTGAGCTTTGTTGCTTACTGCTTGAAAGGACTTAAAACTTTAATCCTGAAAGCTTTCCAGGACAGCTTGTTTCCTAAAACTGCTTTACATAAATTGTTTTATGAACTTTTTAAAGCTCCACAAGGACTGTACTGCTTGTATATAACGTTAATAAAAAGCTCACTATAAGGACTCGAATTTAAACACTGCTTCCAGGCATACAGCTTTCACTAAAAAGCTTTACAAGGATATAAAATAACTGCTTGCTTACATGTAAAATCGGAATGCGTTGCACCCTGAGCTTACATCTACTCTACATTTTCAAAGGAAAAGCTGTAACTTGGTACTCACAAGTAGTAGCACAATTGAAATTTCTCAGCCACGTGGAGGAGGcgtgtgtttttgtttgtttgggtCTCTTTTATGGGTTATATTTCCGAAATGGCTATATTTTTAATGCTGTTTTTCAAGCAGTTCACTCACCCGTTCGCTCCGCTTGGAATCCACTTTCTGGCGACGTCGCTCGAACTCATCATCCGAGTCGGAATCACTATCACTTTCCACCTCCCGTCGCAATTTGGCCGCTTCGGCGGATTTTTTGGAATATTGACGGACAGCCTGGACCACGGCAGTTGGCATTTGATGCCACAGCAGTGAGTGTGCTCCATGTCCACAGACGTTGCCACCAGTTGCCAGGAAAAGGCGCTGAAATCAGAAGATAGTAGAgataaataagtaaattaaataggaACAGTTGGATTAAAGTAGCACATTTAATTTATGcctttttatttacattttttaatcaagaTTCTGCCTTATAAATGACTAGACAGTTTTGAAGTACGAATACGTAAGAGATTGTCAACAAAATggattataattattttgaaatatataaCATAATCTGTTAATGCTTTTAATAcaacatacatatacataggCCTGTACTCTAGCACTATAATATTACCCACTCTCTATGCTAttgctttatttatttttgtttttttaagcCCATGCTGAATGCTCTTTTGTTTCTATTGTTGATATGGTTGTTATATAACCTTCGGCTTATAAGCAATCATTATGTTTTTGGTTACAATTCAGGGCACTGCTGTTTTCctctatttttttgttttggtggtggaaaaatatttccaatgtTAAGGTCAGTTCTGTTTACTCACAAAACAATTCTAAACCCGGTTTGTTGTCTGTTTTGTACGAGTATTTCCAACTTTGGTTTGCCACGAATGCCGGAGTGACTGTCAAAAATGTGTCTTTGGATTCTTGAAGTtcattttaaagtttgagaGGCTCTAGGCagatgaaaaataaaacacgTGGCGATCAcgtaacaaaaaaatttgaagaAAATTGAAACCAGTTGGTAAAAGAACCCGTGAAATACAAAAATCAAAACATATGTTATATAACATTAAGTTAACATCTAAAACTATCCACTAGATATTctagaaaaattttaattcttacAACAAAAAAGAACTTAAGAAGTGTAAGAAAAACTAATAGCCAGCATTGCAACactgaaaacaaaagaaaatgtaattaTAGATGCCAAAAACCAGTTCGgagaaatgtatttttccaTCATCTGTTCCGACAGCTTCTGTCAATGTCATTAGAAAAAGATAAAGAGTTTGTTCGTTTTTAATTACAAGCAACCGAAAACTCTTGTAAACGTTTTGAATTTCAGTGGCTCTCTCGATAAGAAAGAATCCGACTACAGATGTTGCCAGCAAACCAGCCACCGACGACGATGATATCATACCATATAACATTATCATAAAGCCCGCACACTTATTGGACTGTTTTGGAACCTTTTTCGGTTCCAGTCGCTTCGTTTGGTTAAACGAACTTTGgattgtttcttttttttttatggtgTGTCTTTTCGTAAACAAGTttctccaaaaaaaaaacgaattaATGAATGCGAAAAAAACGGGCCTCCTTTCATTTAAATGTCTGCGCGTCTCgaatacaaaaaataacacGTTTCCACCATAAGAAAATAAGACAAAAAGCAATGGCAGAGATTTATGTAGAAGATGCAGAGAGTCGGCAAATAAACATCAAAGTCGAGCAACAGGTCAATGTTAATAAGcagcaaaaaaagaaaaatcgcGAGTAAAAAACAATCTGAATCCATCACTAAAATCACTTCCTGTGACTCTCAAACCTCTTTTTCCGGCGCGGGGAGAGTGCGAAAAACGGGGAGGAAGTATCTTCCTTTGTTATTATTCCCAATGCTTTTGCGCAAGATTTTCCTGCCACAGAATTTGCGCAGTTTACCGACTTTCAAAACGAGGGGGTTGTTGTTGGTGGGAAGGGAAAACTAGCTTTCACCTGAATACACAGGGGAAAATACCAATATTATGTTGTCTTAGCTGGttacactttatataaagtCAACACCATCAACATAATAACATAAATTTCGTTTCGAATCCGAAACATTTATGCAAATATACATAGTTTACAAATATTCGCCGGCATTGTCATGGCTAACACAATATAATGAACAACAAAATAATGGTTACAAATATTAGAAGAAGCAAATAAAAGTAagataatacaaatattttttctttcatttaAGCCAATTTCTTTAAGCCCCTTTTTTTATTGTGtaattttcttttgtttgcACTACATTTTCttgctttatttattttgttgagGGAAATGCGTCTTTTGGCGCCTGTTTCCAAATTTGTTATTGATTGATTGAATTGCTGCGCCCTTTAATGATTGATCTTTAAGACATTTGCCATTAGTTTACTGAATTTAGAACTCAAAAATAGAAAATCCAATGCCGGCATTAGCCAAAAATTATAATGTCggcatatttttattatataaaactGTGCTTCTAtcaaaccaaaataaaaataattttatacaGTTTTAGAAATACAAATATGTAATTCTTCATTTGGTATAACAATGGTATTAATATAATAGATATAGCTTCAGATATATCTAATCAAAATATTATGTTTTTACTTAGAGTTCTTACAGTTTGTGAGCCACTGTTACAGTTTATGTGGCACTGGCCTCGTTTCGTAAACCCCTCATCCAATTTTCATTCTCCGTTTTCCCTGCTTCTCTTTTTTATTCCCACTCCATCTACTTTTCTCACCCTTCTGTTTTTGGAATTGCGATTCTAtttctctgttttgttttGAATTCGCTTCTTATAgaattttagaattttttcaaTAGACCTGGTTTTGAACTCTTTTTTAACGAATATTtagaaaaatcttttaaaaattgttcttAGAAACTGTTTTTTTGGAAACCCCGCCTTTGAGTAACTATTTTTTAACTATTTGTTTTGAATCCCCAAATTCTTTTTGACCTCTTTTGGTAATTGAATTAGATTCACTTAAATCAGGCAcacactgaaaaaaaacagTGGCACTTACATGGCAATCGCTGTGCGAAATGGGCGTGTTCGGGGGCGGGGAGGCGCTCTGCTGCAGAACGCCGACAGTTGCGGCCATGTTGCGTTCCAGAATTTCTCTCGAAGTGCGCAAAATACCACGGCTCACAATCGAGAATGCCATCTTGTTTTTCGTTCAAATAGTCTCTCGACTTTCTTTAGTTTTTCCTCAATTTTCGCCTCTTTTTCTTACAGTTTGAACTGCACTCCAGAAAATGTGCAACGTTGCCTTTTCCTTaaggtttttgttgttgaacTCTTTTCGTTGTTTTTATTGCAACGCGCATTTAACAACCGGTTTTTTTGAAGATGCAccacaaaaaaatgtttttcttttattttagttcGCTTTAATTTATTAcacttttatttatgtatgggtaagttatttttttcgatttcTCTGGGGTTTTGAGAGTTTTTTGaagattgttttttttttgtttgggaGGAAACACAACCGTTCGCCTAAGCGTTCGAATTCGTTTTGAAAACCATCGCTGCGCAAAGAAATGAAGTCGACGTCGACGCCTGTAAAAGCAGAGCGGTCTttcagtgtgtgtgtgcgagcgGGAGtgcgggtgtgtgtgtgtgaggggaGGAGAGGGCAGCATAAGAAGGGCGCGGGGACAACAACAGCTGCTGCTTGGAGTTGTTGTCAGAAGTAGACAATCAACACAATTGCGGCCAAAATAATAGTAAAGAGTTACAATTCTGAAAAGTCCAAGAAAGTATGTTTCAAAACTGTTCAAAAATATACTTACACATTTTAAGAAGATGATCTATGTAGGTTCAAGGTTCTTCGaacatattaataaaaattatactaTTTTGGTAACAATCATTGTAAAAGTTTTCTACAACAtccaaattttttataaattttaatttaagtcCAAACTCtatgtattaaaaataaaacgatGGAAATAGGACAATTTTAAGATTATTTTTCTGAATTTGTAAAGAtcctataaaaaaaattgctcaagaattcgcgtttcAATTCCCTGTTTCTCTTAATATGGCCACGCCTGTATTTAAgtgtacacacacacatacaatCAAACCATGTAAGCCGGttgaagaagaaaaagaagaaaatgaaaaaaatgaaGAGGAAGAAGGAGCATAAGCAGaagcaaaaacaaacaaaacaactCCCAGTGAATGTCAAACCTCGCTTAAATGGTGCATTTTTATTCAGTTTCATATGGTATCCCAAAGGAAAGTGCATTAATAAACATGGattaacacacacacacctatGCACAACAGTGTTCCATTGATAATACAAACGAAAGAAGAcgaaaacacaaacaaaaacgaaaattcaaaaacgaaatatcataaaaaatcgtatttagGTCGCTGCGTGTGACAAACCGTCGTTCCAATACAATATGCACCCTTCGCTCCCCTACCCCACCAAAAAGTACCCCCCTTACGCACACACACCAATGGGGAAACACCAATACACACGCACAAATAGTTTATGTTTTCCGTTTCTGTTCTACTTCATTGCCCCACAGAAAACGCATGTTTACACACACATTTGAGGTTGATATTATAGTTATATTACTAGGTTTTTCAGAACATAAAACAAAGAATCATAACacatttgaaaaaaatttcccaaaatttctaaaaaaaaaatttagattattattaagaaaaaaagaTTGTTCcacatatttttcaaaataaaatccCTTTGTTAATAAAAGTTAGAAGACCTAGTATCGGAACCTTCACTGTAGACACCCATACGCACTTTTTACATAGGTGTACGTGAGAGATTGTATAATAGTCTTGATCAAATAGAGCGCCTGTGGACTTGGACCCAAAAAACATTGcatagaaaacaaaaacaaaaaaacgaacccaaaaaaaattaatgaggAGAAGTGATTTGAATGGATATACATATCAGTGGTCGGTGAAAATTAAAGGGAATTATCAGCTCCACTAATTCCCGATTATCTCGCTCGTTTTAATCGTACTCACTGCCCATCAAGATCAATGCTTTCATAAACCCCTCCTCGACAGTTGGGCAAGCACTGGTCCCGCCAAGAAGTGCAACATTTTatgtggaaaataaaaaatcgaAGGCCCCCCACTTTACCGTTTTGAATGCGGCAACGGAGTGCACTGCACTCTGCGGAGGCAAAAACTTGGAAGCACAGACAGAAAACCAAAACATGTGAGCTGGCCGGGAAGTTTCCAAAGCTGTTTATGCGAAGGTGAAATCACGAAGTCTAACTATGGAGATCTGGTTTCAGATGGAATTTTTGTATCTAGAAAACTCCAATTCTGGCGGGTTCTCGACATTCTGATACAGGTAAGATGTTTAGGATATCaggatttttaaaatatgttatataAGGTCCTatagtttagttttatttaGACTTAAGTTATATAATAAGGAAAAAGTTTGAGGATGATAACATATCTTTCATATGGTTCTCTTCATTGCACCAAAGCTGTTTATGCGAAGGTGAAATCACGAAGTCTTTAACTATGGAGATCCGGTTTCAGATGGAATTTTTGTATCTAGAAAACTCCAATTCTGGCGCGTTCTCGACATTCTGATACAGGTAAGATTTTTAGGATATCAggagttttaaaatatgttatataAGGTCCTatagtttagttttatttaGACTTAAGTTATATAATAAGGAAAATGTTTGAGGATAATAATATACCTGTCATATGGTTCTCTTCATTATAGGATGTATTTTGCTAAGTTTTTATAAGGCACTCCATAAATCCCATAATCCGAACCACTATAAAACCATTTAAGAAGATATTAGTAGTAActtaatatctttaaaaaatccgAACTTCTGATCGTAATATCTCTGAAATACGCACAAACGTCACTTGTTTTGGGGTGGACGTGTGCTTGGGCGAGAACAACCGGCGCATCGACTGTCTGCTGACTTTCCGACCGTCACGTAACGCCACGTCCAGGGACAACAAAGGCAACACAAAACAACTGCAAACATATGACCACCAAAACAGGGTCTCAACTATATACATAGTATATACAGAAGTGTGTGCAGTTTAGCATGCGCCCGCTACAAATACATAAATTATAATCGGTTGGGTGCTGCACCTGCAAAGCCAAATAGATGGAAAATGGgaagaaaataaacaacaaaaattggAGCCACACGACCTGTCTAGTGACGTCAAAGGGAGCTGTTAACATTACACCCACGATCCACATGACATCTAATATATTCAAAAGTAGCTCTACAGTTTTCAATTGCCGAAAATTAAAATGCGTAATTAAAAAGCGCACGCGCAAAAGGTGTATGAAACACAGTAGCTATTcgcattttaaaatatctattcaaaaatgatttttgagaAGATATATATGGGGAAACACTTTGTTCTTAAGGATTATTATAGCTTAGTTATTTTGGATACTTTATGTTAAGAAAGGAACTTTGTTTTGTGATCAACTATCAAACTtataatatgtatgtattaatGTATTAATCATAAACATTGTAAATTCCCAAACTTAAGATCTCTAAATAGTGTAGTACATATGGTACTTAAGAACTATGGTTTAGGAATCTTTAAACttaaaatcttcaaaaataaaatgatgGATCATAACAAAGTGCAGATTTCAAtaacttatttaaaaaatgttgttaatttttaaagaagtctCAAGTGATAAACCTCATATAGAAGGTATAGTGTTTCTACAACAAAAACCAGAGAATCTTATAGATTTGAACTAAACACCTTAGCTAGTGTCCACTGTATTGTAAACTGTAAGTCCGCTCCCAAGTTTTTGCTTCTGtttcaaatgttttttttgggCGTGTGCCGGGGTCTAATCGGAATGGGCATGGAATGGGTGGATCGTTGTTGAGGCACACACGTGTGCGAGGCGAGGCACCCGAGAATTTTGGACTAGATCGTCGTCTCGTCTCGTCTCGAAAGGGAAGCCTTGTGCTCCATGCTGTTcgagtttttttttgttttttttcttattttttattctgtTTCTGCGTTTCTAGTATTTCTTGTCGCGCTTCTCAAGGTCCGCagttctacagttttgatgccaTTTCAGATTTCCGCAACGCCATTTAAATTgatgtgcgtgtgtgtgcgggTCTGCGAGAGTctggtgttgttgttttttcccTGCT includes these proteins:
- the LOC119557829 gene encoding LOW QUALITY PROTEIN: uncharacterized protein LOC119557829 (The sequence of the model RefSeq protein was modified relative to this genomic sequence to represent the inferred CDS: substituted 1 base at 1 genomic stop codon), with protein sequence MAFSIVSRGILRTSREILERNMAATVGVLQQSASPPPNTPISHSDCHRLFLATGGNVCGHGAHSLLWHQMPTAVVQAVRQYSKKSAEAAKLRREVESDSDSDSDDEFERRRQKVDSKRSERGDSAFWRRKMRTLHRILDVNHDGVVSYDDFRLLAKRFNDLGHLTPEVAAEFNDVIKHTWEEQFGEITPYNLVTAEQFLTDLHHRLNDKKMAKRIGRFLPYLFKAVDFDHTGHLDLEQYKLFFRCLGLTEDDAAVSFAVIDKNGDGQLSLKEFVHLGRQFFLTEDDSKISKMFWGPLVADHXRGAVTAVDHNSTKTITTIITPHKYPINNTKQDYQKQQQQNVRSRNNGNNNTNEPMLNTFKTTTMMANNNNNNIKILATSLPTRVQAAGGSWLNLQHVAPHKSGPMITTISNTTTTTIVIRNMSIYDYLRHNLSRSKRQRSTFEPHPSPSTCPASKLRKHNFSNYQKEREREQRHKDKNQRTKGKPSMDDYDIRFFFYLNSLILFTMSCSRQSAAEGDDLKHFICDRIRKFDRLRRKARKRRKRRPKQLAEDRMHL